GCAGAAACTGTAGTACAGGAGGTGCAGATGCTGCACTGAGGATGGTCCACACGTGGACTGAAACATCTGCATCTTTTTGAGGTTTGTTTACTGCACAAATGCCCTGCGACTCCTTCCCTTTCACTCAGTCCATTTTTAAGTGAGTGTGCAGACGATATTAATCACGTGGACTTATAGCTGAGGctagtttttcattttcagttgtgtctgaaacattttcaagcCTGGTGGAGTGGTAAATATAGCTTTGCAGGCAGGTTTAATGTATATGACAAGTGGACACACCTTTGTTCAAACAAAGAGCATTTCAATAGGATGTCTGGCACAGTTCCTGAACTTAACAGAAGACAATCACAACTGGTGAGATGGTCCAGCTGAATGTCACTGAATGGTTGGCTGCAACACTAATGTGCTGTGGGTGACTCAGGTTGATCTTGCTGTTCGGGTTCTGTGTCAGTCTCTGCCTCATTCTCAGTGTCCTGCTCTGACTGTTGTTGCTGAGGCGGCTGGATGAGTCCTCCCTCCTGTGCTGTGTTGTAGGAGCCACAGCCGCTGCACTTTATGCCCAGCACGTGGAAAGGTACCGCACAGTGGGCTACGCAGTCATTACATATTATCTAtagtgaggaaaaacaaaggcgATGGATTACATGTAAAGATAACCAGTTGGATGATAACTAACAACGGTCATCAAGGCCCATTTCTATTTAATTGTAGAAAGTggattgaaatgaaatgcaaaacaccGGGCTGATTCATCAGTACTTCAAAACTTCTTTatttaacataaacaaaagTATTACTTGGacattttattgtatatattaagGTCTTACTTTGACAGTGGCACCCTGGTATTCAGTGGGCATCGGTGACTGAGCGATCTCTATGTCTATCTGATCCCAGTGGTCCTCCATGTTCCAGGCAGAGTGCATACACAGAGGGCAGCGATATGCTCTGAAACAAACACggaaaaaataacatttagtgGGAGGTGTTATTCAGTTCCTTTAGTAACCAGGCTACTGTTACTCGGTAATCAGGTTTATCACCTACCCCAGACCTTATTTTGGAATCATGGTTTACTTATTCAGCAAAGTGCCCAGTCGCAGAAACCAGTTTTCTGCCTTAGTTTATGGTTAAGAAACCAACTTACTGGAGAAAGCCAGCTGTATCCTGGTTACTTGATTGCAcgtaaacacactgactgatgcAGGACTCAACTGTTTCAGAAATATTTATgtcaaacaaattaataatacCTAACTTTGGAAAATACCATATCTTACTCAACTAAACAATTCCCAGGGAAAAGGACTTATTAGACATACCCTGTTCTGACCATGTCATCAAAGCAGGTCCTGCAGAGaatcagaaaaacatgttaactGTTACATTTATCTCATAACAGATCTTCAAATATTATTActacatgaaaataaaccacTATACTTATTTAGGGATTATTTAAGGCTTGAcaatataatattttgatttagTAGTCTACATCATCAACATTTGAATATCCTTTCAACTCTCTTCTcttcatatttaattatattatatttcttctCTTATATTGCTAATACCATTGTactattagatttttttaactGTGGTATAGAGAGTAACCACTCTGCTTTGTGTCTGTCAGGCCTAAATCTAAGATTCTTGTATTTTTCCATCTTTGTAATTACAAATTATGCACAATTCAATCCCACAATCCTGAGCTACGTGTCTTTAGGGAATAATGGAGTCATACTTGTGTAAAAGATGGCCGCATGGAAGAACGTGAGCCCCAATTCTGGACGTGTGAATATCCTGTACATACAGAGGAAAATCATATCACACTGTAGAGAAAGCAAAGGACTGAATAAATCCAACATCCCTCTGTATAGCAACCAATGTATTATGTGTTTTATTACCTCCATACACACTGGACAGTTCTGCCTTGACACATTTTCAACACACTGAAAcgtaaaaaataatagtaaataaaagcagtgaTGATACTACAGACAAATACGATGTGTGTGCATTGGAAACAGGTGCAGGGTAATAATCACCTTGTGGTTTCCCCGTAGATCCTGGGCTAAACACAGATTGCACTTCTCACAATGGAAATACTTCTCCCTGGGCCCAATCCTGTAGGGACCAAAACACAGTGG
This genomic window from Seriola aureovittata isolate HTS-2021-v1 ecotype China chromosome 5, ASM2101889v1, whole genome shotgun sequence contains:
- the rchy1 gene encoding RING finger and CHY zinc finger domain-containing protein 1, whose protein sequence is MWSLRCQKQRRRKAGSLPLAAKKRHGENMASPVGCEHYARSCLLKAPCCGKLYVCRLCHDAEENHQMDRFKVREVQCSACQTVQQAQKTCQQCHVQFGEYYCDICHLFDKDKKQYHCQPCGICRIGPREKYFHCEKCNLCLAQDLRGNHKCVENVSRQNCPVCMEDIHTSRIGAHVLPCGHLLHKTCFDDMVRTGAYRCPLCMHSAWNMEDHWDQIDIEIAQSPMPTEYQGATVKIICNDCVAHCAVPFHVLGIKCSGCGSYNTAQEGGLIQPPQQQQSEQDTENEAETDTEPEQQDQPESPTAH